A segment of the Actinomycetota bacterium genome:
ACCACCGTCGAGGGCACGCCGGGGTGCGGCTCGTCCTGGCACAGGTAGACGGAGACCGCGTCGCCGAACAGCTCGACGAGCTCGTCGCAGGTGGATGGGGTCGGCGCCCCCGAGAGGTTGGCGCTGGTCACGGCCAGCGGTCCGGTCCGCTCCAGGACCGCGAGGGCCAGGAGGTGGCGGGGCCGGCGAAGCCCGACGGTGCCGGCGTCACCCCCCAGATCCCAGTCGCGGCTTCGTCCGGTGCGGGGGACCACCACGGTGAGCGGTCCCGGCCAGAAACGCTCCGCGAGGGCCCGGGCTCGCTCGTCCAGGATCCCGACCGAGGCGGCGTCGGCCTCGGACGCGACCAGCACGGGAAGGGTGAGCTCGCGGGGGCGCCGTTTCGCGTCGAACAGCCTGCCCGTGGCGTCGGGGCGGTCGGGCCGTGTTCCGATGCCGTACACGGTGTCCGTAGGAAGGACGATCAGCCGCCCCGCCAGCACCTCCTCGGCGGCCTGCTGGACCCGGTTCACGGAAGGGATCCGGCGACCACCCGGTCCCGGCCCGTCAGGTCAGGAACCGCCCGGACGCGCTCGAAGCCCCCGTCACGGAACATGGCCCGTACCTCTTCGCCCTGAGCGTCACCGATCTCCACGACCAGGGCCCCACCGGGCCGGAGCCACCGTCGGCTCTCCGCCACCAGCCGGCGGTGCACGGTGGTTCCCCCCACCAGGGCCAGCTCGGGGTCGGCCAGGACCTCCGCCGAGACCGAGGCCAGGTCCGCCTCCGAGAGGTACGGCGGGTTGCTGACCACCAGGTCGAACCGTCCGGCCAGCTCCTCGGGAAGCGGTGCCAGCAGATCGCCCTCCACGACGCGGATGTCCAGGCCGAGCTTGCCGGCGTTCTCCCGCGCCAGGGCCACCGCCTCCTCGGAGAGATCGGTCGCGAAGACGGTGGCGCGGGGACGTTCC
Coding sequences within it:
- a CDS encoding L-threonylcarbamoyladenylate synthase, translating into MNRVQQAAEEVLAGRLIVLPTDTVYGIGTRPDRPDATGRLFDAKRRPRELTLPVLVASEADAASVGILDERARALAERFWPGPLTVVVPRTGRSRDWDLGGDAGTVGLRRPRHLLALAVLERTGPLAVTSANLSGAPTPSTCDELVELFGDAVSVYLCQDEPHPGVPSTVVDLAHGEPVVLRSGAVPKEEILKALSEIASGSGRPDPGDMWMGHTQWTKADPES
- the prmC gene encoding peptide chain release factor N(5)-glutamine methyltransferase; translation: GLFARSEGLSTAEAKAFGRALCQRCTGVPLQHLTGTQAFRGIELTVRPGVFVPRPETEVLVDVVLEVGALAGPEPVVVDVGTGTGAVALAIKQERPRATVFATDLSEEAVALARENAGKLGLDIRVVEGDLLAPLPEELAGRFDLVVSNPPYLSEADLASVSAEVLADPELALVGGTTVHRRLVAESRRWLRPGGALVVEIGDAQGEEVRAMFRDGGFERVRAVPDLTGRDRVVAGSLP